The following proteins are co-located in the Pedobacter sp. FW305-3-2-15-E-R2A2 genome:
- a CDS encoding DUF4406 domain-containing protein: MLILIAGPYRSGTNDDPILMQQNLNRLEAAALPLFRLGHIPMIGEWVALPLLHLAGSTRPGDEAYEEILYPVAHRLLLKCDAVLRLEGASKGADEDVRIALERGLKVYYHIDEVPNEAS; encoded by the coding sequence ATGCTCATCCTTATTGCAGGTCCCTATCGTAGCGGGACAAACGACGATCCTATATTAATGCAGCAAAATTTAAACAGATTGGAAGCTGCTGCGCTTCCTTTATTCCGGCTTGGGCATATCCCAATGATCGGGGAGTGGGTCGCATTGCCCTTACTACACCTTGCAGGTTCAACACGTCCGGGTGATGAAGCCTATGAAGAAATTCTATACCCGGTAGCGCATCGCCTGCTTTTAAAATGTGATGCAGTGCTGCGTTTGGAAGGCGCATCAAAAGGGGCAGACGAAGATGTCAGGATTGCGCTGGAAAGAGGTCTGAAAGTGTATTACCATATCGATGAAGTCCCTAATGAAGCATCCTAA
- a CDS encoding Crp/Fnr family transcriptional regulator yields the protein MHDLILKNIAKHITLDEAEEACFLACLKEKQVPKKEFILQEGQICREINFVVSGTLRAFYLDKTGKESTIMFAVADWWVTDMFCFVNEQAAMLNIEATEDSCILQLQKEDLDRLYIEVPKFERFFRIIMQNAYIREQLRVIQGLSLSAEERYHNFLIKYPKVAQQVKQKQIASYLGITPEFLSMIRGNKIKKKKIS from the coding sequence ATGCATGACCTTATTCTAAAAAACATAGCTAAACACATTACACTTGATGAAGCAGAAGAAGCCTGCTTTCTGGCCTGCTTAAAAGAAAAGCAGGTCCCAAAAAAGGAATTTATCCTTCAGGAAGGGCAGATTTGCAGGGAAATCAATTTTGTGGTATCCGGGACACTGAGGGCCTTTTATCTGGATAAAACGGGTAAAGAATCCACGATCATGTTTGCGGTTGCAGACTGGTGGGTGACCGACATGTTTTGTTTTGTAAATGAGCAAGCCGCGATGTTGAATATTGAAGCGACTGAGGACAGTTGTATTTTACAACTTCAAAAAGAAGACCTGGATCGTCTGTACATTGAGGTGCCGAAATTTGAACGGTTCTTTAGAATAATTATGCAAAATGCCTATATCAGGGAACAACTCCGGGTCATTCAGGGCTTATCGCTCTCTGCGGAAGAACGGTATCATAATTTTCTGATCAAATATCCGAAAGTGGCCCAGCAGGTCAAACAAAAACAAATTGCTTCCTACCTGGGCATCACTCCTGAATTTTTAAGTATGATCCGGGGAAATAAAATCAAAAAGAAAAAAATTTCTTAA
- a CDS encoding SDR family oxidoreductase — protein sequence MLLQNKNAVIYGASPSLGGVIAQSFAAAGATVFVTHKRMEVAQKVAASIRARAGLAEAAEVDALDAAAINSHLAAVKQKAGSVDIIFNLIGLKDTQDMPLVEMELADFERPVHIAMRSHFLIATAAGRIMMEQESGVILSLTATPGGIGYANVGGFGPACVAIESFSKNLAAELGPYGVRAVNIRSAGSPDSRPFKEALENATEEVRDFFKKLEADTMLKQLPMMEDIANTAVFLASDLAGKITGVTIDVTAGTTAALNYKVTKIPFSR from the coding sequence ATGTTACTTCAAAACAAAAATGCCGTTATCTATGGGGCAAGCCCCTCGCTCGGAGGTGTGATTGCACAATCATTTGCTGCCGCAGGTGCAACCGTATTTGTGACCCATAAAAGAATGGAAGTCGCACAAAAGGTGGCAGCATCAATTCGTGCCCGGGCTGGCCTGGCAGAAGCGGCAGAAGTGGATGCACTGGACGCCGCCGCCATCAACAGCCATTTAGCAGCAGTAAAACAAAAGGCAGGAAGCGTCGACATTATTTTTAACCTCATCGGTCTGAAAGACACACAGGATATGCCTCTGGTAGAAATGGAACTGGCAGACTTCGAGCGTCCGGTTCATATCGCCATGCGCAGCCATTTCCTCATCGCTACTGCCGCCGGACGGATCATGATGGAACAAGAATCGGGGGTCATCCTGTCCCTTACTGCGACTCCCGGAGGTATTGGCTATGCAAATGTTGGTGGCTTTGGTCCGGCTTGTGTGGCGATAGAGTCGTTTTCGAAGAACCTTGCCGCAGAACTTGGACCCTATGGCGTACGTGCAGTAAATATCCGGTCGGCGGGATCACCGGATTCCAGGCCTTTTAAAGAAGCTTTGGAAAATGCCACTGAAGAAGTCAGGGATTTCTTTAAGAAACTGGAAGCGGATACGATGCTAAAACAACTGCCCATGATGGAAGACATTGCAAATACGGCAGTATTTCTGGCATCTGATCTGGCGGGAAAAATTACAGGGGTCACTATAGATGTTACCGCAGGAACAACTGCTGCTTTAAATTATAAGGTTACAAAAATCCCTTTTTCCCGGTAA
- a CDS encoding YciI family protein: protein MKEFLLIFRLSNASNVKPSPEQIQERMNWLAGIAAQNKLADKGNTLSTVHAKTVMPDNVVTDGPYTEIKEFISGYVIVKTETIEEAVEFAKGNPIFKLGGNIEVREVL from the coding sequence ATGAAAGAATTCTTATTAATCTTCAGGCTGAGCAACGCCTCCAATGTGAAGCCCTCACCGGAGCAAATTCAGGAAAGAATGAATTGGCTGGCGGGTATTGCCGCACAAAATAAGCTGGCCGACAAAGGGAATACCCTCTCCACTGTCCATGCAAAAACAGTAATGCCAGACAACGTGGTAACTGATGGTCCTTATACAGAAATCAAAGAATTTATCAGTGGTTATGTCATAGTCAAAACAGAGACAATTGAGGAAGCTGTGGAATTTGCTAAAGGCAATCCGATTTTCAAACTGGGCGGTAATATAGAGGTAAGAGAAGTGCTTTAA
- a CDS encoding DUF6596 domain-containing protein, whose amino-acid sequence MATNRDHTLIPQLFRLEYSKMTAVLCRHFGLENIAVAEDIVSETFLKATEVWGANTLPENPTAWLYTVAKNKTKDYLKRNAIFEAQVKREIKPEEREVNWDFDEESISDSQLAMIFAVCNPANSTEAQICLALQILCGFSVEEIADAFLSKKETIKKRLFRAKNVLRQDHFQIRTLQEAGISSRLDAVLKTLYLLFNEGYFSKSNNQLIRRELCSEAIRLSLILTENAWTNVPKTNALLALMCFQSSRLAARTDDSGATILYEQQDKRLWSQELIDKGNYYLVNACSGTEISKYHLEAGIAYWHSTPTDQHKWDYILQLYNELILIEYSPVTALNRTFAFARVYGNEKGIQEAEKLKLTDSSEYYALLAYLYTDTAAAKAIDLYQQAIDLTKSLPEKKTLRREMENLIKKLDDDEH is encoded by the coding sequence ATGGCAACAAATAGAGATCATACGCTTATCCCTCAGCTGTTCAGGCTGGAGTACAGCAAAATGACCGCGGTCCTGTGCCGTCATTTTGGATTGGAAAACATCGCGGTTGCTGAAGACATTGTGAGTGAAACCTTTCTAAAGGCCACTGAGGTTTGGGGGGCGAATACCCTGCCGGAAAATCCAACAGCCTGGCTATATACTGTAGCTAAAAATAAGACGAAGGACTACCTGAAAAGGAACGCCATCTTCGAAGCGCAGGTCAAAAGAGAAATTAAGCCGGAAGAGCGGGAAGTCAATTGGGACTTTGATGAAGAAAGCATTTCCGACAGTCAGCTGGCGATGATTTTTGCAGTTTGCAATCCGGCAAATTCTACCGAAGCGCAGATTTGTCTGGCACTTCAGATCCTTTGTGGATTCAGCGTGGAAGAAATTGCAGATGCTTTTCTCAGCAAAAAAGAAACGATTAAGAAAAGGTTATTCAGGGCAAAGAATGTTCTTCGTCAGGATCATTTCCAGATCAGAACATTACAGGAAGCAGGAATATCGTCCAGACTTGATGCAGTTTTAAAAACCTTGTACCTCTTGTTTAATGAAGGTTATTTCTCAAAATCGAACAACCAGCTTATCAGAAGAGAACTTTGTTCTGAAGCCATCAGACTTTCGCTCATCCTGACAGAAAATGCATGGACCAATGTCCCTAAAACCAATGCCCTTCTCGCTTTAATGTGTTTCCAGAGCTCGAGGTTGGCTGCAAGAACCGATGATTCGGGAGCAACCATCTTGTACGAGCAACAGGATAAGCGCCTATGGAGTCAGGAACTGATCGACAAAGGAAACTATTATCTCGTGAACGCCTGTTCCGGAACGGAAATCTCAAAATATCATCTGGAAGCCGGCATCGCCTATTGGCATAGTACTCCAACAGATCAGCATAAATGGGATTATATTTTACAGCTGTACAACGAGCTTATTCTGATAGAATATTCACCCGTCACTGCGTTGAACAGAACTTTCGCCTTTGCCAGGGTTTATGGAAATGAAAAGGGAATCCAGGAGGCAGAAAAACTGAAACTCACAGACAGTAGTGAATATTATGCCTTGCTGGCTTATCTCTATACCGATACTGCAGCAGCTAAAGCAATTGATCTCTATCAGCAAGCCATTGACCTGACAAAATCTCTCCCTGAAAAGAAAACACTGAGGAGAGAAATGGAAAATCTGATAAAAAAATTAGACGACGATGAACATTGA
- a CDS encoding NADH:flavin oxidoreductase translates to MNIENLFRPFRLKSLNTRNRFVMSPMTRSCSPSGVPTADVANYYKRRAEGEVGLIISEGTVIDRPSSANEPDVPDFYKDQSLAGWQKVIDGVLDAGGQMAPQLWHIGIQENHHSGWLPPAPFEGPSGIGNGRTMTDTDIADTIAAFGRAAAKAKKMGFNSVEVQGAHGYLIDQFFWENTNRRTDFFGGKTLAERSRFAVEITKEIRKEVGEYFALMMRLSQWRFSDFHTKLAKNPEELESLLTPLADAGIDIFHCSTRRFWEPEFIGSDLNLAGWAKKLTGKATITVGSVGLDNDVTTIFTGESSNAVSIEELIRRMDKNEFDLVAVGRSLLADPYWVQKVKGNRMTEFQGFQKEALNSLV, encoded by the coding sequence ATGAACATTGAAAATTTATTCAGGCCTTTCCGCCTGAAATCATTAAATACAAGAAACCGCTTTGTGATGTCACCAATGACAAGGTCCTGTTCTCCCTCCGGAGTTCCGACAGCCGATGTTGCAAACTATTACAAAAGAAGGGCTGAAGGAGAAGTGGGACTGATCATTTCCGAAGGAACGGTGATTGACCGGCCATCCTCAGCAAATGAGCCTGATGTTCCTGATTTTTACAAGGATCAGTCATTGGCAGGATGGCAGAAAGTGATTGATGGTGTACTGGATGCAGGTGGACAAATGGCACCACAGCTCTGGCACATCGGGATCCAGGAAAACCACCATTCAGGATGGCTGCCCCCTGCTCCTTTTGAAGGACCATCAGGTATTGGTAACGGGAGAACCATGACCGATACTGACATTGCAGATACGATTGCCGCTTTTGGCCGTGCCGCAGCAAAGGCAAAAAAGATGGGTTTTAACAGTGTGGAGGTCCAGGGAGCCCATGGTTATCTTATCGATCAGTTTTTCTGGGAGAATACGAATAGAAGAACCGACTTTTTTGGCGGTAAAACTCTTGCTGAGCGCAGTCGCTTTGCCGTAGAAATCACCAAAGAGATCCGCAAAGAAGTGGGGGAATATTTTGCGCTGATGATGCGCTTATCCCAATGGCGGTTCAGCGACTTTCATACCAAACTGGCAAAAAATCCGGAGGAACTGGAATCCTTACTCACACCGCTTGCAGATGCAGGGATCGATATTTTTCATTGCTCGACACGCAGATTTTGGGAGCCTGAGTTTATTGGATCTGACCTCAATCTCGCCGGATGGGCAAAAAAGCTGACCGGCAAAGCCACCATCACTGTTGGTTCTGTTGGCCTGGATAATGATGTGACGACCATCTTTACCGGGGAAAGCTCCAACGCTGTTTCTATTGAGGAACTCATTCGAAGAATGGACAAGAACGAATTTGACCTGGTAGCAGTCGGCAGATCGCTCCTGGCAGACCCTTACTGGGTACAAAAGGTAAAGGGAAACCGGATGACTGAATTCCAGGGATTTCAAAAGGAAGCACTGAACAGTTTGGTGTAA
- a CDS encoding START domain-containing protein → MYKVLVITLLLMAKMIPVLAQNNWVLEVEKEGIKIYTAAFSNSRIKAVKAQCNVKATASQVVALLMDVESATDWVYHTKSCSLIKRVSPAELYYYSEISLPWPLQNRDFVAHLKVSQNAATKVITIDGPAVKGYVAEKKGMVRIQDSKGKWVISPLGADNVNIEYTIHVDPGGTLPPWLINMFAAEGPLKIIKNLKIQVQKPAYKNAVIPYL, encoded by the coding sequence ATGTATAAAGTATTAGTGATCACCTTACTATTAATGGCTAAAATGATTCCTGTTTTAGCACAAAACAATTGGGTACTCGAAGTAGAAAAAGAGGGGATAAAGATTTATACAGCTGCGTTCTCAAATTCCAGGATCAAGGCCGTAAAAGCCCAATGTAATGTTAAGGCAACTGCTTCTCAGGTGGTGGCCTTATTGATGGATGTGGAATCTGCTACAGATTGGGTGTATCATACAAAATCATGTTCACTGATCAAAAGGGTTTCTCCTGCTGAACTTTATTACTATTCGGAAATCAGCTTACCCTGGCCTTTACAGAACCGGGATTTTGTGGCACATTTAAAGGTGAGCCAAAATGCCGCTACTAAAGTGATTACCATTGACGGACCCGCAGTAAAGGGCTATGTAGCGGAAAAGAAAGGTATGGTGAGGATTCAGGATTCCAAAGGGAAATGGGTAATCAGTCCATTGGGGGCCGACAATGTAAATATTGAATACACCATTCATGTAGACCCGGGAGGGACTTTACCACCATGGCTGATTAATATGTTTGCTGCTGAGGGGCCATTGAAAATCATTAAAAACCTGAAAATACAAGTGCAAAAACCAGCCTATAAAAATGCGGTTATTCCTTATTTATGA
- a CDS encoding PLP-dependent aminotransferase family protein, protein MKGFQYLIIADELEKLINTEVYPVGQKLPSLRLISLRFQVSIGTVLKAFVLLIDKGLILGKERSGYIVLRRSVLKADLPQSSKTISAATEVRISPVLQKISRENQEHKSFVSFFNAILDVGLLPLNAIRRSLQHASRDLTGAHLLYEEANGNPLLRQEIAGRSFRWFGALNADDVVITNGALEAVSLCLRAVAEKGDTIVVETPFYYGILQTIEALGLKIVELPGDTFSGIDLIQLEQVCEEQRVAACVLISNFNNPNGAMLSDQKKQDIAAFAKRKKIPVIDDDIYGDLHFDPERPSNIKSYDADGWVMLCSSFSKSVAPGYRIGWCAPGRFTEKVIRLKAVTNVATASVVQLSLLQLLNTGAYDRHLRRLRPELHKLMLLTLQAIEEHFPPETKVSRPKGGLVLWIELPGGVDALVLHHKAIAKHIQIAPGTLFSNRGDYTNYIRISCSNLWSKRIELAIQQLGNLIKDQMMKNKN, encoded by the coding sequence ATGAAAGGCTTTCAATACCTGATCATTGCAGATGAACTGGAGAAATTAATCAATACTGAAGTTTACCCTGTTGGTCAGAAACTTCCATCTTTGAGGTTGATCAGTTTGCGTTTCCAGGTGAGTATAGGTACGGTGCTGAAAGCCTTTGTATTACTGATAGATAAGGGCCTGATTCTTGGTAAAGAGCGCTCGGGTTATATCGTGTTGAGAAGATCCGTACTGAAAGCCGATTTACCACAAAGCAGCAAAACAATATCTGCCGCAACCGAAGTAAGGATAAGCCCTGTTTTACAAAAAATCAGCAGGGAAAACCAGGAGCATAAATCATTTGTCTCCTTTTTTAATGCCATATTGGATGTGGGACTTTTACCCCTCAATGCGATCAGGCGAAGTCTGCAGCATGCTTCGAGGGATTTGACCGGCGCTCATTTATTATACGAAGAGGCCAATGGAAATCCTTTGCTAAGACAGGAAATCGCCGGGAGATCTTTCCGTTGGTTTGGAGCGCTCAATGCAGACGATGTGGTCATTACAAACGGAGCGTTGGAAGCGGTGAGCCTATGCCTGAGAGCAGTAGCAGAAAAAGGAGATACCATCGTGGTGGAAACGCCTTTTTACTATGGCATCCTTCAGACGATTGAAGCACTGGGGCTGAAAATAGTAGAACTTCCGGGAGATACTTTCTCAGGAATTGACCTCATTCAGCTCGAACAGGTTTGTGAGGAACAACGGGTAGCGGCATGCGTCCTGATCTCTAACTTTAACAACCCCAATGGGGCCATGCTTTCTGATCAGAAGAAACAGGATATTGCTGCCTTCGCAAAGCGAAAAAAGATCCCTGTTATTGACGATGACATTTATGGAGATCTTCATTTTGATCCGGAAAGACCTTCCAATATTAAAAGTTACGATGCGGATGGCTGGGTGATGTTGTGTTCTTCCTTTTCTAAATCTGTTGCGCCCGGATACAGAATCGGCTGGTGTGCCCCGGGAAGATTTACAGAGAAAGTCATCAGGCTGAAAGCCGTAACGAATGTGGCAACCGCAAGTGTCGTTCAGTTGTCGCTGCTGCAATTGTTAAATACCGGAGCCTACGACCGCCATTTGCGCAGGTTAAGGCCGGAGTTACACAAACTGATGTTATTGACTTTGCAGGCTATAGAGGAACATTTCCCCCCGGAAACAAAAGTCAGCAGACCGAAAGGCGGACTGGTGCTCTGGATTGAGCTTCCCGGGGGAGTTGATGCGCTTGTACTTCATCATAAAGCCATAGCCAAACATATTCAGATCGCCCCGGGAACCTTATTTTCTAACAGGGGGGATTATACAAACTATATCCGTATAAGTTGCAGTAACCTATGGAGCAAAAGAATAGAACTGGCCATTCAACAATTGGGGAACCTGATAAAGGATCAGATGATGAAAAACAAAAATTAA
- a CDS encoding aspartate/glutamate racemase family protein — protein sequence MKKIGLVGGISWTSTVDYYRYINEGVNEKLGGLNFAECIIYSVNFDDFQRFNAAYDWDATFELLVGAAENLKKGGAEAIVLGANTAHIVSDRIAERVNLPLIDITTAVADAIHQKGLKKVGLLGTTYTMELDFYKDKLISSGIEPIIPESQEDRDYIEDTLRNELGRGFLNPETKKQYLAIIQQLVDKGAEGIILGCTEIPLLIHQEDIAIPVFDTTKIHAEAAVAFAVQSGE from the coding sequence ATGAAAAAAATCGGACTTGTTGGAGGAATCAGCTGGACATCTACAGTGGATTATTACCGTTACATCAATGAAGGAGTAAATGAGAAATTGGGTGGATTAAATTTTGCAGAGTGTATAATTTACTCTGTAAACTTTGATGATTTTCAGCGTTTCAATGCGGCATACGATTGGGATGCAACCTTTGAATTACTCGTTGGTGCCGCTGAAAATCTAAAAAAAGGAGGTGCAGAAGCTATTGTCTTAGGTGCAAATACTGCCCATATCGTATCCGATAGAATTGCAGAAAGGGTAAATCTGCCACTGATAGACATTACTACCGCGGTGGCCGATGCCATTCATCAAAAGGGTTTGAAAAAGGTAGGATTGCTGGGTACTACCTATACCATGGAACTGGATTTTTATAAAGATAAACTGATTTCCAGTGGAATAGAGCCCATTATTCCCGAAAGTCAGGAAGACCGGGATTATATTGAAGATACCCTGAGAAATGAACTGGGACGGGGATTTTTGAATCCGGAAACCAAAAAACAATATTTAGCCATCATTCAGCAGCTGGTTGACAAGGGCGCGGAAGGGATCATATTAGGATGTACCGAAATTCCTTTGTTAATTCATCAGGAAGACATTGCCATACCGGTTTTTGATACGACAAAGATTCATGCTGAAGCTGCCGTGGCCTTTGCGGTTCAGTCCGGCGAATAG
- a CDS encoding DUF2071 domain-containing protein produces MKIPTIHGNIERRILINYTADPEVVQELLPFPFRPKIYKDKAIVGICLIRLKKVKPKGFPDLMGVSSENGAHRIAVEWDEGGEVREGVYIPRRDTSLRLNTIVGGCLFPGVHHLAKFNVKEADGQYHIDFISADQTGVSIDAKEADQLNENSIFQTLAHASHFFEKGSLGYSPNKNQFDGLQLLTYRWEMRPLSVSKVSSSFFEDQNIFPRGSVVFDHALLMTEIEHEWHSVPTPAEA; encoded by the coding sequence ATGAAGATACCTACTATACACGGTAATATAGAACGCAGGATTTTAATCAATTATACGGCCGATCCGGAAGTGGTACAAGAGCTGCTCCCTTTTCCGTTTCGTCCTAAAATATATAAAGACAAGGCAATTGTAGGCATCTGCTTAATCCGTCTGAAAAAGGTAAAGCCGAAGGGATTCCCTGATTTAATGGGTGTTTCTTCAGAAAATGGAGCGCATAGGATTGCGGTAGAATGGGATGAAGGTGGAGAGGTTAGGGAAGGGGTTTATATCCCCAGAAGAGATACCTCGCTCAGACTCAATACCATTGTTGGTGGCTGTCTGTTTCCCGGAGTTCACCACCTCGCCAAATTTAATGTGAAAGAAGCCGATGGTCAGTATCATATTGATTTTATAAGCGCTGATCAAACGGGTGTTTCTATCGATGCGAAGGAAGCGGACCAATTAAATGAGAACTCTATATTTCAGACTTTAGCTCATGCTTCTCATTTTTTTGAAAAAGGTTCTTTGGGTTATTCTCCAAACAAAAACCAGTTTGATGGTCTTCAGCTGCTGACTTACCGATGGGAAATGAGGCCCTTATCGGTATCAAAGGTCAGTTCCAGTTTTTTTGAAGATCAAAATATCTTTCCAAGAGGATCAGTGGTCTTTGACCATGCCTTACTGATGACCGAAATTGAGCATGAATGGCACAGTGTGCCAACACCGGCAGAAGCCTGA
- a CDS encoding YciI family protein has protein sequence MKEFLMLIRENAEYGEMTAEQMQDDIEKQIKWVEELMANGNFKDGNPLSPEGSYIKGNVITDGPYVESKECISGYYFLLANSLEEAIELAKGCPSLALGASVEVREVIQVEQ, from the coding sequence ATGAAGGAGTTTTTAATGCTGATCAGAGAAAATGCTGAATATGGAGAAATGACCGCCGAGCAGATGCAGGATGACATCGAAAAACAAATCAAATGGGTAGAAGAACTGATGGCCAACGGCAATTTTAAAGATGGAAATCCACTTAGCCCTGAAGGAAGCTATATTAAAGGAAATGTCATTACTGATGGCCCTTATGTAGAAAGTAAAGAATGTATCAGTGGCTATTATTTTTTACTGGCAAATTCTTTGGAAGAAGCAATTGAACTGGCTAAAGGATGTCCATCATTAGCGCTTGGCGCGAGTGTGGAAGTCAGAGAAGTTATTCAGGTTGAGCAATAA
- a CDS encoding DUF6596 domain-containing protein, whose product MTAILSRIFGLQHLDLILDIVQDTFEAALTGWRFSGIPDNPSGWLMKVAKNKALNAVKRAQKSESFSPDLVLPASDDLEDHFDRICTDHEIKDSQLRLLIICCQPVFSSRNQIIITLHILSGFGVPEIANALLMKHEAVKKSLSRCKSSLKTIPQLLNFPAVLPSNEQTETLLRILYLIFNEGYKTTRAEKGINKDLCYEAIRLTKLLLNPQQACYHQVNAQLALMFFNLSRFPARLTETAEWLSLAEQDRTLWEIKFIQEGFYYLQISTQSTQVQCLHLEAIIASLHCTAPSFKQTNWTKIVYLYQQLELMEPNSPYVRLNRIIAQSYLQNAAACIKEIDELELSSGLQQSFLFSATKADIYQRIGERDKALLAYEEAFQLSNAPLDKKFLLRKIAECKSGSNCLK is encoded by the coding sequence ATGACTGCTATATTATCCAGGATTTTTGGCTTACAACACCTTGATCTGATCCTGGACATCGTCCAGGATACCTTTGAGGCCGCATTAACCGGATGGCGATTTAGTGGAATTCCCGACAATCCCTCAGGCTGGTTGATGAAAGTAGCCAAAAACAAAGCACTTAATGCAGTTAAGAGGGCTCAAAAGAGCGAATCATTTTCTCCTGATCTCGTTTTACCGGCATCCGATGATCTGGAGGATCATTTTGACCGGATCTGTACAGATCATGAAATTAAAGACAGTCAGCTCCGCTTGTTAATCATTTGCTGTCAGCCTGTTTTTTCCAGCAGGAACCAAATCATCATCACCTTACATATCTTATCTGGCTTTGGTGTTCCTGAGATTGCCAACGCCCTGTTGATGAAGCATGAGGCGGTCAAAAAGAGCCTTAGCAGGTGTAAATCATCACTCAAAACTATTCCTCAGCTACTAAATTTTCCTGCTGTCCTTCCTTCAAATGAACAGACAGAAACACTGCTTCGCATTTTGTATTTAATTTTCAATGAGGGATACAAAACGACAAGAGCTGAGAAGGGCATCAATAAGGACTTATGTTATGAGGCGATCAGGTTGACTAAACTGCTGTTAAATCCGCAGCAGGCCTGTTACCATCAGGTGAATGCTCAACTGGCTTTAATGTTTTTCAACCTTTCGAGGTTTCCTGCACGTTTAACGGAAACCGCAGAATGGCTGAGTTTAGCGGAACAGGACAGAACACTTTGGGAGATCAAATTTATTCAGGAAGGTTTTTATTACCTCCAGATCTCCACCCAATCGACACAGGTCCAATGCCTTCATCTGGAAGCCATTATCGCTTCCTTACATTGTACTGCTCCGAGCTTTAAACAGACAAACTGGACAAAGATTGTCTACCTCTACCAGCAATTGGAACTGATGGAACCAAATTCTCCCTATGTCAGGCTGAACAGGATCATCGCACAAAGTTATCTGCAAAATGCAGCAGCTTGTATCAAGGAAATCGATGAATTGGAATTGAGCTCCGGACTACAGCAAAGTTTTCTTTTTTCTGCGACCAAGGCCGATATCTATCAAAGGATCGGAGAAAGGGACAAAGCCCTACTTGCGTATGAGGAAGCATTTCAACTAAGCAATGCGCCTCTTGACAAGAAATTTTTACTGCGGAAAATTGCAGAATGTAAATCAGGAAGTAACTGTTTAAAATAA
- a CDS encoding PhnA domain-containing protein — protein MKLEELLLQRSENKCELCQSGDALSVYEVPPQSKSNEDNCIMVCDKCLSQIDNKEELDSKHWACLTGSMWSEVPGVQVVSWRLLNRLSNESWAMDNLDMMYLDEERLAWAKSAGLENGTAAEFHKDCNGSILQAGDSIVLIKSLDVKGSTLNAKMGTVVKNIRLVENNTDQIEGKIEGQVIVILTKYTRKQGA, from the coding sequence ATGAAACTGGAAGAACTATTGCTACAGAGAAGCGAAAACAAATGTGAATTGTGCCAATCCGGAGATGCGCTTAGCGTATACGAAGTACCTCCGCAATCAAAGAGCAATGAAGACAACTGCATCATGGTTTGCGATAAGTGTTTATCTCAGATTGATAATAAAGAAGAACTGGACAGCAAGCATTGGGCTTGTTTAACAGGAAGCATGTGGAGCGAAGTTCCAGGAGTACAGGTAGTTTCCTGGCGTTTATTGAACCGTCTCAGCAATGAGAGCTGGGCAATGGACAACCTGGATATGATGTATCTGGACGAAGAAAGGTTAGCATGGGCAAAATCCGCAGGTCTTGAAAATGGTACCGCAGCAGAATTTCACAAAGATTGTAACGGTAGTATTCTTCAGGCAGGAGATTCGATTGTTTTAATAAAATCTTTAGATGTAAAAGGTTCTACATTGAATGCGAAGATGGGAACAGTGGTGAAAAACATCCGCCTGGTGGAAAACAATACCGATCAGATTGAAGGCAAAATTGAAGGTCAGGTCATTGTGATCCTTACCAAATATACGAGAAAACAAGGCGCCTAA